In Populus nigra chromosome 1, ddPopNigr1.1, whole genome shotgun sequence, one genomic interval encodes:
- the LOC133684536 gene encoding basic helix-loop-helix protein 80-like: MAAFPYQHQHLAFLDDEFQPNPNTENDVSSLLLEQETIASGAIFSPNLIHEYLQESTLHAERILETIHGDENFSEKVHFTSTINYSSAIVNHNSSSPSMVVGLDYSEEDQVTQVMTPTMGQIRKQSLPTKKVKKESKREKRSPKSSVSTNLERERPTKRQKKVPPLEHPTGYVHVRARRGEATDSHSLAERVRRERISAKMKLLQSLVPGCDQITGKALILDEIIRYVQSLKDRVGSLEAELVLVNGMVINDFKVKYNMDTQAWQELFSSELQLPSDLEPGSSQLSPFVGTSDAPTSVLQPQQTTF, translated from the exons ATGGCAGCCTTTCCTTACCAGCATCAGCATCTCGCTTTTCTTGATGACGAGTTTCAGCCCAATCCCAACACCGAAAACGACGTGTCTAGTTTACTGCTAGAGCAAGAAACCATTGCAAGCGGAGCAATTTTTTCTCCAAATCTGATACATGAATATCTCCAGGAGAGCACTTTACATGCTGAAAGAATCCTTGAAACTATCCATGGTGATGAGAACTTCAGTGAGAAAGTCCATTTCACTAGTACTATAAACTACTCTTCTGCGATTGTAAATCATAATTCAAGTTCACCATCCATGGTGGTTGGTCTTGACTACAGTGAAGAGGATCAAGTTACTCAGGTGATGACCCCGACAATGGGGCAAATAAGAAAGCAATCATTGCCAACCAAAAAG gtaaaaaaagaaagcaaacgTGAGAAACGAAGCCCAAAAAGTTCCGTCTCGACAaatctagagagagaaaggCCCACAAAAAGACAGAAGAAAGTTCCTCCTCTCGAGCATCCGACCGGCTATGTTCACGTCAGGGCAAGAAGGGGTGAAGCAACAGACAGTCACAGCCTTGCTGAGAGG GTGAGAAGAGAGAGAATCAGTGCGAAGATGAAGCTTTTGCAATCTCTGGTTCCTGGATGCGACCAG ATAACCGGCAAGGCTCTCATACTGGATGAGATAATCAGATATGTCCAGTCTCTAAAGGATCGAGTCGGG TCACTTGAAGCAGAACTTGTTTTGGTTAATGGAATGGTCATTAATGACTTTAAAGTGAAGTACAATATGGATACACAAGCATGGCAG GAGCTATTTAGCTCGGAACTTCAGTTGCCGTCCGATCTAGAACCTGGATCCTCCCAGCTCTCTCCTTTCGTTGGGACATCAGATGCACCCACTTCAGTGTTGCAGCCACAGCAAACAACTTTTTAA
- the LOC133681185 gene encoding uncharacterized protein LOC133681185 isoform X2, translated as MAAELLPPDGPITAAAATTTTAASAAIDPTTTATTTALALAESENHGPPPPILKRQRRPSVRLGEIGDHHHQTAHDTHVRRSTKQLQQHHTWRIPKDSSKSIKARSLTHLVNGNSNEIEEHELPNNNQNGDLNLLEFGHGRKAKRGTTKRVRSNWISSNSRIDEGDTNLENSNGEEGFVREFDLDSDSPLKDQSPVHSVENVALDFWQGNRRTGTGSGRVRVTESRENEGIEMENDDNSERKWEGVRTWLIELGLSRYAPVFEIHEVDDQVLPLLTLEDLKDMGINAVGSRRKLYSAIQKLRKGFQITCVRRSWICSGFSNKLPPCYALVGVHCYLLHGRGVVD; from the exons ATGGCCGCCGAGTTACTTCCACCGGATGGCCCAATcaccgccgccgccgccaccaccaccaccgcagCATCCGCCGCCATAGACCCCACTACAACTGCAACAACAACAGCTCTAGCCCTAGCTGAATCAGAAAACCATGGGCCACCACCACCAATACTAAAACGGCAACGTCGACCAAGCGTCCGTCTCGGTGAGATCGGGGACCACCATCACCAAACAGCACATGACACGCACGTGCGACGGTCAACAAAGCAGCTGCAGCAACACCACACGTGGCGCATCCCTAAAGACTcctcaaaatcaatcaaagcTCGTTCTTTAACCCATCTCGTTAACGGAAACAGCAACGAAATTGAAGAACACGAGCTCCCTAACAATAATCAAAACGGAGATCTAAATCTTCTCGAGTTCGGTCATGGAAGGAAAGCGAAGAGAGGTACAACGAAGAGAGTGAGATCGAATTGGATTTCATCGAATTCTAGAATCGATGAAGGAGATACTAATTTGGAGAATTCAAATGGAGAGGAAGGGTTTGTTCGGGAATTCGATCTTGATTCTGATAGTCCTTTAAAAGATCAAAGTCCGGTTCATTCTGTTGAAAATGTTGCTTTAGATTTCTGGCAAGGGAATCGGAGAACAGGCACGGGTTCTGGTCGAGTTAGGGTTACAGAGAGTAGGGAAAATGAAGGAATAGAAATGGAGAATGATGATAATTCGGAGCGAAAATGGGAAGGCGTGAGGACTTGGTTGATTGAGTTAGGGTTAAGTCGATACGCCCCTGTTTTTGAGATACATGAAGTGGATGATCAAGTGTTGCCGTTATTGACATTGGAGGATTTGAAAGATATGGGAATAAATGCAGTTGGTTCGAGAAGGAAACTGTATTCCGCGATTCAGAAGCTTAGAAAGGGGTTTCA GATTACATGTGTGCGTAGGTCATGGATTTGCTCAGGTTTTTCAAACAAGTTGCCTCCTTGCTATGCTCTTGTGGGCGTTCACTGCTACCTGTTGCATGGCAGAGGAGTTGTCGATT GA
- the LOC133681185 gene encoding uncharacterized protein LOC133681185 isoform X1, which produces MAAELLPPDGPITAAAATTTTAASAAIDPTTTATTTALALAESENHGPPPPILKRQRRPSVRLGEIGDHHHQTAHDTHVRRSTKQLQQHHTWRIPKDSSKSIKARSLTHLVNGNSNEIEEHELPNNNQNGDLNLLEFGHGRKAKRGTTKRVRSNWISSNSRIDEGDTNLENSNGEEGFVREFDLDSDSPLKDQSPVHSVENVALDFWQGNRRTGTGSGRVRVTESRENEGIEMENDDNSERKWEGVRTWLIELGLSRYAPVFEIHEVDDQVLPLLTLEDLKDMGINAVGSRRKLYSAIQKLRKGFQITCVRRSWICSGFSNKLPPCYALVGVHCYLLHGRGVVDCTLNCSV; this is translated from the exons ATGGCCGCCGAGTTACTTCCACCGGATGGCCCAATcaccgccgccgccgccaccaccaccaccgcagCATCCGCCGCCATAGACCCCACTACAACTGCAACAACAACAGCTCTAGCCCTAGCTGAATCAGAAAACCATGGGCCACCACCACCAATACTAAAACGGCAACGTCGACCAAGCGTCCGTCTCGGTGAGATCGGGGACCACCATCACCAAACAGCACATGACACGCACGTGCGACGGTCAACAAAGCAGCTGCAGCAACACCACACGTGGCGCATCCCTAAAGACTcctcaaaatcaatcaaagcTCGTTCTTTAACCCATCTCGTTAACGGAAACAGCAACGAAATTGAAGAACACGAGCTCCCTAACAATAATCAAAACGGAGATCTAAATCTTCTCGAGTTCGGTCATGGAAGGAAAGCGAAGAGAGGTACAACGAAGAGAGTGAGATCGAATTGGATTTCATCGAATTCTAGAATCGATGAAGGAGATACTAATTTGGAGAATTCAAATGGAGAGGAAGGGTTTGTTCGGGAATTCGATCTTGATTCTGATAGTCCTTTAAAAGATCAAAGTCCGGTTCATTCTGTTGAAAATGTTGCTTTAGATTTCTGGCAAGGGAATCGGAGAACAGGCACGGGTTCTGGTCGAGTTAGGGTTACAGAGAGTAGGGAAAATGAAGGAATAGAAATGGAGAATGATGATAATTCGGAGCGAAAATGGGAAGGCGTGAGGACTTGGTTGATTGAGTTAGGGTTAAGTCGATACGCCCCTGTTTTTGAGATACATGAAGTGGATGATCAAGTGTTGCCGTTATTGACATTGGAGGATTTGAAAGATATGGGAATAAATGCAGTTGGTTCGAGAAGGAAACTGTATTCCGCGATTCAGAAGCTTAGAAAGGGGTTTCA GATTACATGTGTGCGTAGGTCATGGATTTGCTCAGGTTTTTCAAACAAGTTGCCTCCTTGCTATGCTCTTGTGGGCGTTCACTGCTACCTGTTGCATGGCAGAGGAGTTGTCGATTGTACGTTGAATTGTTCTGTGTAG
- the LOC133681185 gene encoding uncharacterized protein LOC133681185 isoform X3, whose protein sequence is MAAELLPPDGPITAAAATTTTAASAAIDPTTTATTTALALAESENHGPPPPILKRQRRPSVRLGEIGDHHHQTAHDTHVRRSTKQLQQHHTWRIPKDSSKSIKARSLTHLVNGNSNEIEEHELPNNNQNGDLNLLEFGHGRKAKRGTTKRVRSNWISSNSRIDEGDTNLENSNGEEGFVREFDLDSDSPLKDQSPVHSVENVALDFWQGNRRTGTGSGRVRVTESRENEGIEMENDDNSERKWEGVRTWLIELGLSRYAPVFEIHEVDDQVLPLLTLEDLKDMGINAVGSRRKLYSAIQKLRKGFHSEECLIGGILEFKE, encoded by the exons ATGGCCGCCGAGTTACTTCCACCGGATGGCCCAATcaccgccgccgccgccaccaccaccaccgcagCATCCGCCGCCATAGACCCCACTACAACTGCAACAACAACAGCTCTAGCCCTAGCTGAATCAGAAAACCATGGGCCACCACCACCAATACTAAAACGGCAACGTCGACCAAGCGTCCGTCTCGGTGAGATCGGGGACCACCATCACCAAACAGCACATGACACGCACGTGCGACGGTCAACAAAGCAGCTGCAGCAACACCACACGTGGCGCATCCCTAAAGACTcctcaaaatcaatcaaagcTCGTTCTTTAACCCATCTCGTTAACGGAAACAGCAACGAAATTGAAGAACACGAGCTCCCTAACAATAATCAAAACGGAGATCTAAATCTTCTCGAGTTCGGTCATGGAAGGAAAGCGAAGAGAGGTACAACGAAGAGAGTGAGATCGAATTGGATTTCATCGAATTCTAGAATCGATGAAGGAGATACTAATTTGGAGAATTCAAATGGAGAGGAAGGGTTTGTTCGGGAATTCGATCTTGATTCTGATAGTCCTTTAAAAGATCAAAGTCCGGTTCATTCTGTTGAAAATGTTGCTTTAGATTTCTGGCAAGGGAATCGGAGAACAGGCACGGGTTCTGGTCGAGTTAGGGTTACAGAGAGTAGGGAAAATGAAGGAATAGAAATGGAGAATGATGATAATTCGGAGCGAAAATGGGAAGGCGTGAGGACTTGGTTGATTGAGTTAGGGTTAAGTCGATACGCCCCTGTTTTTGAGATACATGAAGTGGATGATCAAGTGTTGCCGTTATTGACATTGGAGGATTTGAAAGATATGGGAATAAATGCAGTTGGTTCGAGAAGGAAACTGTATTCCGCGATTCAGAAGCTTAGAAAGGGGTTTCA TTCTGAAGAATGTCTGATTGGTGGAATATTAGAGTTTAAAGAATGA
- the LOC133699611 gene encoding protein LAX PANICLE 2-like isoform X1 — MTMVPARSLSKQQQQQHQLGYGSYFGGGTSAYNESFGLMSRLEGYDSCVSEACLLGSDLVVANIPMAEDESRTNSVNNEAGSSSKDVQEERDEGWLQLSIGGQTTTTTTPTSHESKHYHHHHHHQQQQLVLDPTTRRGGLIELDLLPGSISSISHQARPLSTPMFHVPDFRTPPRPVMNIAASHATNFGTTSLFFQHHPAATSSTYPLHQEINWPFRPMLHNIATASSSYSPSSSSSSLMPLGSYFSRPFQVNSGMDVAGPSSDFRVIDPPRRPHSGIWFLLQASQNQTKEPFLPQISKSYLRIKDGRMTVRLLMKYLVNKLGLDSESEQIEITCRGQQLVPFLTLQHVRDNIWSPRDALTLLPESSTTDHVMVLHYGRSA, encoded by the exons ATGACCATGGTTCCTGCTCGAAGTCTTTCtaaacaacaacagcaacagcatCAACTTGGTTATGGTAGTTATTTTGGTGGAGGTACTAGTGCTTATAATGAGAGTTTTGGTCTTATGAGCCGATTAGAAGGTTATGACTCTTGTGTTAGTGAAGCTTGCTTATTAGGATCTGATCTAGTGGTGGCTAATATTCCCATGGCTGAAGATGAATCAAGAACTAATAGTGTCAATAATGAAGCTGGCTCAAGCTCAAAAGATGTTCAAGAAGAGAGAGATGAAGGGTGGCTCCAATTGAGTATAGGGGGTCAAACAACAACGACAACAACACCAACAAGCCATGAGAGCAAgcactatcatcatcatcatcatcatcaacaacaacaactagtACTTGATCCTACAACTAGAAGAGGAGGGTTGATTGAGCTTGATCTACTACCAGGTAGCATTAGTAGTATTTCACATCAAGCAAGACCTTTGAGTACTCCTATGTTTCATGTTCCTGATTTTAGAACTCCTCCAAGGCCAGTCATGAACATTGCTGCAAGTCATGCCACTAATTTTGGCACTACATCTTTATTCTTTCAACACCATCCAGCAGCAACTAGCTCAACCTATCCTCTTCATCAAGAGATAAACTGGCCATTTAGGCCTATGTTGCATAATATAGCGACCGCCTCATCTTCATATTCTCCGTcgtcctcttcttcttctttgatgcCATTGGGGTCCTATTTTTCACGTCCGTTTCAAGTAAATAGTGGCATGGATGTTGCAGGACCGAGTTCCGACTTTAGAGTAATCGATCCTCCAAGAAGACCCCATTCTGGCATTTGGTTTTTGCTACAAGCGTCTCAAAATCA AACGAAAGAACCCTTCTTGCCTCAAATATCCAAGAGCTACCTGAGAATCAA GGATGGAAGGATGACAGTTCGGTTATTAATGAAGTATCTGGTTAACAAGCTGGGACTGGATAGCGAATCAGAG CAGATAGAGATAACCTGTAGAGGGCAACAGCTTGTACCTTTCTTGACGTTGCAGCATGTAAGGGATAACATATGGAGCCCAAGAGATGCACTCACCTTGCTTCCAGAATCCTCAACCACAGATCATGTCATGGTGCTGCACTATGGTAGAAGTGCTTAA
- the LOC133699611 gene encoding E3 ubiquitin protein ligase DRIP2-like isoform X3, which produces MTMVPARSLSKQQQQQHQLGYGSYFGGGTSAYNESFGLMSRLEGYDSCVSEACLLGSDLVVANIPMAEDESRTNSVNNEAGSSSKDVQEERDEGWLQLSIGGQTTTTTTPTSHESKHYHHHHHHQQQQLVLDPTTRRGGLIELDLLPGPSSDFRVIDPPRRPHSGIWFLLQASQNQTKEPFLPQISKSYLRIKDGRMTVRLLMKYLVNKLGLDSESEQIEITCRGQQLVPFLTLQHVRDNIWSPRDALTLLPESSTTDHVMVLHYGRSA; this is translated from the exons ATGACCATGGTTCCTGCTCGAAGTCTTTCtaaacaacaacagcaacagcatCAACTTGGTTATGGTAGTTATTTTGGTGGAGGTACTAGTGCTTATAATGAGAGTTTTGGTCTTATGAGCCGATTAGAAGGTTATGACTCTTGTGTTAGTGAAGCTTGCTTATTAGGATCTGATCTAGTGGTGGCTAATATTCCCATGGCTGAAGATGAATCAAGAACTAATAGTGTCAATAATGAAGCTGGCTCAAGCTCAAAAGATGTTCAAGAAGAGAGAGATGAAGGGTGGCTCCAATTGAGTATAGGGGGTCAAACAACAACGACAACAACACCAACAAGCCATGAGAGCAAgcactatcatcatcatcatcatcatcaacaacaacaactagtACTTGATCCTACAACTAGAAGAGGAGGGTTGATTGAGCTTGATCTACTACCAG GACCGAGTTCCGACTTTAGAGTAATCGATCCTCCAAGAAGACCCCATTCTGGCATTTGGTTTTTGCTACAAGCGTCTCAAAATCA AACGAAAGAACCCTTCTTGCCTCAAATATCCAAGAGCTACCTGAGAATCAA GGATGGAAGGATGACAGTTCGGTTATTAATGAAGTATCTGGTTAACAAGCTGGGACTGGATAGCGAATCAGAG CAGATAGAGATAACCTGTAGAGGGCAACAGCTTGTACCTTTCTTGACGTTGCAGCATGTAAGGGATAACATATGGAGCCCAAGAGATGCACTCACCTTGCTTCCAGAATCCTCAACCACAGATCATGTCATGGTGCTGCACTATGGTAGAAGTGCTTAA
- the LOC133699611 gene encoding protein LAX PANICLE 2-like isoform X2 — protein MTMVPARSLSKQQQQQHQLGYGSYFGGGTSAYNESFGLMSRLEGYDSCVSEACLLGSDLVVANIPMAEDESRTNSVNNEAGSSSKDVQEERDEGWLQLSIGGQTTTTTTPTSHESKHYHHHHHHQQQQLVLDPTTRRGGLIELDLLPGSISSISHQARPLSTPMFHVPDFRTPPRPVMNIAASHATNFGTTSLFFQHHPAATSSTYPLHQEINWPFRPMLHNIATASSSYSPSSSSSSLMPLGSYFSRPFQVNSGMDVAGPSSDFRVIDPPRRPHSGIWFLLQASQNQTKEPFLPQISKSYLRIKDGRMTVRLLMKYLVNKLGLDSESEIEITCRGQQLVPFLTLQHVRDNIWSPRDALTLLPESSTTDHVMVLHYGRSA, from the exons ATGACCATGGTTCCTGCTCGAAGTCTTTCtaaacaacaacagcaacagcatCAACTTGGTTATGGTAGTTATTTTGGTGGAGGTACTAGTGCTTATAATGAGAGTTTTGGTCTTATGAGCCGATTAGAAGGTTATGACTCTTGTGTTAGTGAAGCTTGCTTATTAGGATCTGATCTAGTGGTGGCTAATATTCCCATGGCTGAAGATGAATCAAGAACTAATAGTGTCAATAATGAAGCTGGCTCAAGCTCAAAAGATGTTCAAGAAGAGAGAGATGAAGGGTGGCTCCAATTGAGTATAGGGGGTCAAACAACAACGACAACAACACCAACAAGCCATGAGAGCAAgcactatcatcatcatcatcatcatcaacaacaacaactagtACTTGATCCTACAACTAGAAGAGGAGGGTTGATTGAGCTTGATCTACTACCAGGTAGCATTAGTAGTATTTCACATCAAGCAAGACCTTTGAGTACTCCTATGTTTCATGTTCCTGATTTTAGAACTCCTCCAAGGCCAGTCATGAACATTGCTGCAAGTCATGCCACTAATTTTGGCACTACATCTTTATTCTTTCAACACCATCCAGCAGCAACTAGCTCAACCTATCCTCTTCATCAAGAGATAAACTGGCCATTTAGGCCTATGTTGCATAATATAGCGACCGCCTCATCTTCATATTCTCCGTcgtcctcttcttcttctttgatgcCATTGGGGTCCTATTTTTCACGTCCGTTTCAAGTAAATAGTGGCATGGATGTTGCAGGACCGAGTTCCGACTTTAGAGTAATCGATCCTCCAAGAAGACCCCATTCTGGCATTTGGTTTTTGCTACAAGCGTCTCAAAATCA AACGAAAGAACCCTTCTTGCCTCAAATATCCAAGAGCTACCTGAGAATCAA GGATGGAAGGATGACAGTTCGGTTATTAATGAAGTATCTGGTTAACAAGCTGGGACTGGATAGCGAATCAGAG ATAGAGATAACCTGTAGAGGGCAACAGCTTGTACCTTTCTTGACGTTGCAGCATGTAAGGGATAACATATGGAGCCCAAGAGATGCACTCACCTTGCTTCCAGAATCCTCAACCACAGATCATGTCATGGTGCTGCACTATGGTAGAAGTGCTTAA